The bacterium genome includes a window with the following:
- a CDS encoding HAMP domain-containing sensor histidine kinase yields MRGSENGLVLILGCDQGECELTRLLEASGFKLRLVDSPEALLYVAKSISPDVILVNAIKSPFNFNFFSNLINDPYTALISTLVLSTATSRDDRLRAIQAGADDFITHPFDNDEVLIRLRNAITRTRQARELKQDAVRIQQLEEARAELTQLMVRDMKTPLAGLADLLEMAGGTAPRDFKMDASRFVNEALGATETLEELIEFLMSVRKMMAGEEIPQKKSCDILELSRCVSEALSESAQAVGVTLAVEGTAAPVLCDPSQMTRVIRHLMRLAIKSNPAAKSVKIRTEHLAGQLKLMVVCEGGTGDSVVERDGLGLTYCRLVATAHGGAFGVPLDSGDSAYWWVALPEAVGLNQATVPAEAPMPVTLERSRRYLGELTGKVIDPKKRSLLSLGTRQQFIVAVALMSVIPLLAFAYVLGNAVMTRSLDMETIYFLLPSIVTLMALGVMLLARHTIEVSRLRQYLDEISRGGAPLIAATHSSADFAAIQRSLGAVIKQGTEKMKVMEARSKALVQAEQQRVMAETVGAACHHLGQPATIIRGYLDLMKRVEVSPEMRAMIQECQTATEEVATVLSRLKGVGQYETEPYLTANDARAGRADERILKI; encoded by the coding sequence ATGAGAGGGTCTGAAAACGGGCTGGTATTGATTCTGGGGTGTGACCAGGGAGAGTGCGAACTGACGCGCTTGCTGGAGGCGTCCGGCTTCAAGCTGCGGTTGGTCGACTCGCCCGAAGCCCTGCTTTATGTCGCCAAAAGCATTTCCCCGGATGTGATCCTGGTCAATGCCATCAAGAGCCCCTTCAATTTCAATTTTTTCAGCAACCTCATCAACGACCCCTACACGGCGTTGATCAGCACTCTGGTGCTGTCGACGGCGACGTCCCGCGATGACCGGCTACGGGCGATTCAGGCAGGTGCCGATGACTTTATTACCCACCCCTTTGATAATGATGAGGTGTTGATCCGGTTGCGCAACGCCATCACCCGGACCCGGCAGGCACGTGAGTTAAAGCAGGACGCGGTCAGGATCCAGCAGTTGGAGGAGGCCCGGGCCGAATTGACCCAGTTGATGGTGCGCGACATGAAAACCCCCCTTGCCGGGCTGGCGGATCTTCTTGAGATGGCGGGCGGGACGGCACCCAGGGATTTCAAGATGGATGCGTCCCGTTTTGTCAATGAAGCCCTGGGGGCCACGGAGACGCTTGAGGAATTGATTGAATTCCTGATGAGTGTGCGCAAGATGATGGCGGGTGAGGAGATCCCCCAAAAGAAGTCGTGTGACATTCTGGAGTTATCACGCTGTGTGAGCGAGGCGTTATCAGAATCGGCTCAAGCGGTAGGGGTGACCCTGGCGGTGGAAGGGACGGCCGCGCCGGTCTTATGTGACCCATCACAGATGACCCGGGTGATCAGGCATTTAATGCGATTGGCGATCAAGTCAAACCCTGCTGCGAAATCCGTAAAAATCCGGACCGAGCACCTTGCAGGGCAGCTCAAGTTGATGGTTGTCTGTGAGGGGGGGACCGGGGATTCGGTCGTTGAAAGGGATGGGTTGGGGCTGACCTATTGCCGCTTGGTGGCCACCGCGCATGGCGGGGCCTTCGGGGTGCCCCTGGACTCGGGTGATTCGGCTTACTGGTGGGTGGCGCTGCCAGAGGCGGTAGGCCTGAATCAGGCGACTGTCCCGGCCGAAGCGCCGATGCCGGTCACGCTGGAACGGTCCCGCCGCTATCTGGGAGAGTTGACCGGGAAAGTGATTGATCCGAAAAAGCGCTCGCTGCTGTCCCTCGGTACCCGGCAGCAATTTATCGTCGCGGTCGCGCTGATGTCGGTGATCCCCCTGCTGGCCTTCGCCTATGTGCTGGGGAATGCCGTGATGACGCGCTCTCTGGACATGGAGACGATTTATTTTCTCCTGCCCTCCATCGTCACGTTGATGGCGCTGGGGGTGATGTTGTTGGCGCGACACACCATCGAGGTGAGCCGGTTGCGGCAATATCTTGATGAGATCTCACGCGGGGGGGCTCCTCTGATCGCCGCGACGCACTCCAGTGCCGATTTTGCGGCGATCCAGAGATCCCTTGGCGCCGTGATCAAGCAGGGGACTGAAAAGATGAAGGTGATGGAGGCCCGATCCAAAGCTCTGGTCCAGGCTGAGCAACAACGGGTCATGGCGGAGACGGTTGGCGCGGCCTGTCACCATCTGGGGCAGCCTGCCACGATTATCCGGGGCTATCTCGATTTGATGAAGCGCGTCGAGGTGTCGCCTGAGATGAGGGCGATGATCCAGGAATGCCAGACGGCCACCGAGGAAGTGGCGACCGTGCTGTCCCGCTTGAAAGGGGTGGGGCAATACGAGACCGAGCCCTATCTGACCGCGAACGATGCACGCGCCGGGCGTGCCGATGAGCGGATTTTGAAGATCTAG
- a CDS encoding FAD-binding oxidoreductase, which produces MNERLIKTNVEQEYPDYLRDESRRRGKADGLCFARSDQDICQVMAACQQALTITTQGARTGVAGGAVPDGGYVVNLSRMNRMTALRYDPERDEFFLTVQPGVVLSQLRAALSSGEFDATGWSQESLAALDRFRQKPAYGFAPDPTELSASLGGMVACNASGACSFRYGATRPYVEALEVLLPDGDRITLRRGVDQAQGRAFSVMTRAGRLIAGRLPDYVMPLVKNAAGYFVKDNMELIDLFIGSEGTLGIFSAIELRLIPAPRCRWGVVVFLPSPGSVVEFVQGLKGQPDELKPVAIEYFDPRSLELIRTQKQENGVFADIPDIPQGSGHAVYIEYHGDEAALGRAMETLPDGIVAAGGREENVWMADSERELERLKAFRHAVPEAVNRVIDERRKREPALTKLGTDMAVPDTHLGAVMDLYRDGLQKAGLDYVMFGHIGNNHLHVNILPRSLEEYNQGKDLYLCWARRIIAMGGTISAEHGVGKFKVALLREMVGEAVIRQMRELKRVFDPGGILNRGNLF; this is translated from the coding sequence ATGAATGAGCGCCTGATAAAGACGAATGTCGAGCAGGAGTATCCGGATTACCTGCGGGATGAATCGCGTCGCAGAGGGAAGGCGGACGGCCTGTGTTTTGCCCGGTCGGACCAGGACATCTGTCAGGTGATGGCGGCGTGTCAGCAGGCCCTGACCATTACGACCCAGGGGGCCCGGACCGGGGTGGCGGGCGGAGCCGTTCCGGATGGGGGATATGTCGTGAATCTCAGCCGGATGAACCGGATGACGGCCCTCCGGTATGACCCGGAGCGGGATGAATTCTTCCTGACGGTTCAGCCGGGAGTGGTGTTATCTCAACTGAGAGCGGCGTTAAGCTCCGGTGAGTTCGATGCCACCGGCTGGAGCCAGGAGTCGCTTGCCGCCCTTGACCGGTTCCGCCAGAAGCCGGCCTATGGCTTTGCTCCCGATCCGACTGAACTCTCGGCCTCCCTCGGCGGGATGGTGGCTTGTAACGCCTCGGGGGCCTGTTCTTTCCGTTATGGCGCGACCCGGCCGTATGTGGAGGCGCTGGAAGTGTTGTTGCCTGATGGGGACCGGATCACCCTGCGGCGGGGCGTGGATCAGGCCCAGGGGCGGGCCTTTTCCGTCATGACCCGGGCCGGACGTTTAATCGCCGGCAGGCTGCCTGACTATGTCATGCCGCTGGTTAAAAATGCCGCGGGCTATTTTGTGAAGGACAACATGGAGCTGATCGATCTGTTTATCGGTTCTGAAGGGACCCTCGGGATATTTTCCGCGATCGAGCTGCGTTTGATTCCTGCGCCCCGATGCCGCTGGGGCGTGGTGGTGTTTCTGCCTTCGCCCGGTTCCGTCGTTGAATTCGTCCAGGGGCTCAAGGGACAACCCGATGAGCTCAAGCCGGTGGCGATCGAGTACTTTGACCCGCGCTCCCTGGAGTTGATCCGCACCCAAAAACAGGAAAACGGGGTGTTTGCGGACATTCCCGATATCCCGCAGGGGAGCGGGCATGCTGTTTATATCGAATATCATGGCGATGAGGCGGCACTGGGCCGGGCCATGGAGACGTTGCCAGATGGCATTGTGGCCGCAGGGGGGCGGGAGGAGAACGTCTGGATGGCTGATAGCGAGCGTGAGTTGGAGCGGCTCAAGGCGTTCCGTCACGCCGTCCCTGAGGCGGTGAACCGGGTGATTGATGAACGCCGTAAACGGGAGCCGGCCCTGACCAAATTAGGGACCGATATGGCCGTCCCTGATACCCACCTGGGCGCTGTGATGGACCTGTATCGCGACGGGCTTCAGAAGGCCGGCCTGGACTATGTGATGTTCGGGCACATCGGGAATAACCATCTGCATGTGAATATCCTGCCCCGATCTCTGGAGGAGTATAACCAGGGGAAGGACCTCTATCTGTGTTGGGCGCGCCGCATTATTGCCATGGGCGGAACGATTTCCGCCGAACATGGGGTCGGGAAATTCAAAGTCGCCCTGTTGCGTGAAATGGTCGGGGAGGCCGTGATACGCCAGATGCGGGAGCTGAAGCGTGTCTTTGACCCCGGCGGAATCCTGAACCGGGGGAATTTATTCTAA